Within Caproicibacterium argilliputei, the genomic segment CGGTATCCGAATTCTTTAAAATCTTACGCAGAAAGCCGGCGCGGCCTGCCGAGTGTGCTGGGCGGCGGGCAGGATTTGGTTCTGCAGCCCCAAAGCGGCGCGGTGCGCATAAGGAGGAACGACTGATGGCACACTTCAAAGAAGCCGAACTGAAAAAACAGATGGAGGCTGACACCCTTTCCGGCGTGTACTTCCTTTACGGCGAGGAAAAGTACATGGTATCGGTGTGGGCGCAGCGGCTGATTCGCCGGGCGGCAGGCAAAGAGTTTCTGGACTTTAACCTGCAGCGCTTTTCCGGTGAAGTGTCTGCGGACGCCTTGGACGATGCGGTGCAGGCGCTGCCGTTTATGGCGCCGCGCAAGTGTGTCGCTGTGGCGGACCTTTCTTTGGACGGGCGGGCGCCGTCGGAGCTGAAAAAGCTGGCGGAGCTTTTGGGAGATGTGCCGGAAACCACGGTGCTGGTGCTTTCCTTTGCGGCGAGTGACCCGCCGCTGAAAAAAGAAAAAAAGTGGAAAGATCTGTTTGCACTCTGTCAAGAAAAGGGCGTGTGTGTCGAGTGTACGCGCCGCACCCAGTCAGACTTGGAAAAACTGCTTGTGGCAGCCGCAAAAAAGCGCGGCTGCGTGCTTTCCCGTACGCTTGCCGCGCGGATGTACCGCTATGTCGGCAATGATTTGACTGCCCTGCTGAATGAGTTGGAGAAGGTCTGCGCCTTTACCGGCGAAGGGGAAATTCGGGAAGATACGGTTGACCGGCTGGTAA encodes:
- the holA gene encoding DNA polymerase III subunit delta; the encoded protein is MAHFKEAELKKQMEADTLSGVYFLYGEEKYMVSVWAQRLIRRAAGKEFLDFNLQRFSGEVSADALDDAVQALPFMAPRKCVAVADLSLDGRAPSELKKLAELLGDVPETTVLVLSFAASDPPLKKEKKWKDLFALCQEKGVCVECTRRTQSDLEKLLVAAAKKRGCVLSRTLAARMYRYVGNDLTALLNELEKVCAFTGEGEIREDTVDRLVTRNLETRVYDLSKALLAGRYERAYQVLGQLLDQNEEPVRILAVLSGAYVDLYRVRTALQSGESALEPARHFPEYRNREFRLTNAERDTHDLSTQMLRASLEVLLRADLDLKGSRTDSRLILERTLARLLVIAKEEERA